Genomic window (Pseudomonas hydrolytica):
GCAGCGGCGCTTGCCGCCACAACGGCGATGGCTGCTCCACATGCACTGGCGGAAGAGGTGAACCTCTACACCACCCGTGAAGCCACGCTGATCCAGCCGCTGCTGGATGCGTTCACCAAGGAAAGCGGCATCCAGGTCAAGACGATCTTCATCGTGGAAGGCCTGCTGGAGCGGGTTCAGGCGGAAGGCCAGCGCTCTCCCGCCGACGTGCTGATGACGGTCGACATCGGCAACCTGCTGGATCTGGTCGACGGCGGCGTCACCCAGCCGCTGCAATCGCCAACCCTGGAACAGGTCATTCCGGCCAACCTTCGCGGCCAGGATGGGCAATGGTTCGCCCTGTCCCTGCGTGATCGCGTCCTGTATGCCGACAAGGATCTGCCGATCTCCAGCTTCACCTATGAAGAACTCGCCGATCCGAAGTGGAAAGGCAAGGTCTGCATCCGCTCGGGTCAGCATCCCTACAACACCGCCCTGATCGCGGCCAAGATCGCCCATGACGGCGCGGAGGCCACCCAGGCCTGGCTCGAAGGCGTCAAGCAGAACCTGGCGCGCACGGCCACAGGTGGCGACCGCAACGTCGCCCGCGACATCCTGGGCGGCATCTGCGATATCGGCATCGCTAACGCCTACTATGTCGGCCAGATGAAGAATGCGGCAGAGGGTTCCGAGGATCGCGCTTGGGGCAATGCCATCAAGGTAGTCCGCCCGACCTTCGCCAACAGCACCGACGGCGGCACGCACGTCAACATCACCGGAGCCTCCCTGGCGAAAAACGCGCCCAATCGCGACAACGCGGTCAAGTTCCTGGAGTACCTGGTCTCGCCAGCCGCCCAGGCGATCTATGCCAATGCGAACTACGAGTATCCGGTTCGCGACGGCGTCCAGGTCGACCCGGTCATGGCCGCACTGGGCCCGCTGAAGGTCGACACGCTCAACATCGCCGAAGTCGCCAAGTACCGCAAGCAGGCGAGTGAACTGGTGGACAAGGTCGGCTTCGATAACTGATGCCACCAATAAAGCCCCCGGCTGGATCGGCTTGCCGCGATCCAGCCGGGGGCTTTGGTCATTGCGAAGGCCCCGCTTCTGGCTGACGCACCCGCTCTCCAACTAGCCACGCTGATGACAGTCTACAATTTCCGCTTTTCCCGCGCCGTACGTGGCCTATGGGCACCAGCTGGCGCACTGCTCGTCGCTGCCACGGTCATTGCGCCGATCGCTGCGCTGATCTGGCACGCCTTCGGCGGCGACCTCACCCACTGGCAGCACCTGGCCAACAATGTCATCCCTACGGCCTTGCGCGACACGCTGATCCTGCTGGCCGGCGTCGGCGTGCTGGTGACCCTGCTGGGGGTCGGCAGCGCGTGGCTGGTAACCGCCTATGAATTTCCTGGGCGGGGCATACTCCACTGGGCGCTCCTGCTGCCCCTGGCCGTGCCCACCTACATCATGGCTTATTCCTATCTGGACATCCTGCACCCGATCGGCCCGGTGCAGTCGACTCTGCGCGACTGGCTGGGCTACAGCAGCCCCCGCGAGTTCAGGCTGCCGGACATACGCAACATGGCCGGCGCCATACTCGTGCTGGGTTTCGTGCTGTACCCGTACGTCTACCTCACCATGCGCGCCATGTTCCTCACGCAAGCGGCCAACCTGCTGGAAGCCGCGCGGACGCTTGGCGCCAGGCGGCCCGAGGTATTCCGCCGCATCGTCCTGCCCCTGGCCAGGCCAGCCTGGGCCATCGGCCTGAGCCTGGCCCTGCTGGAGGCCCTGAACGACATTGGCGCCTCCACCTTTCTCGGCGTGAAAACCCTGACGGTGACGGTATACACCTCCTGGACCGCACGTTCGGACCTGGCCGCGGCGGCCCAGATAGCGCTGACGATGCTGCTCATCATCGTCGGGCTGATCCTCATGGAACGCAGAGGCCGCGCGCGCCAACGCTTCTCCAACACCCAGCGCATGCAGCCGATGCGTCCCCGTGTATTGCATGGCCCCGCCGCTGCAACCGCGCTCCTGCTCGGATTTCTGCCGATTCTCATCGGCTTCGCGATACCGGCCACGTACCTGGTGATGGAGGCCTGGCAACGCCTGCACAAGATGGGCGGGGTGTCCGACAGCCTGATCAGCAGCCTGGTCAATACGGTACTGATCGCGTCATTGGCCACGGTGGTCACCCTGGCGGCCGGCCTGATGGTCGCCTGGGCCAGCCGCACCCTGCGCGAAAGCGCATGGCGCCAACCGGCGCGGACGTTCGCGCGGATCGGCAGCCTGGGCTATGCCGTGCCGGGCACCGTGCTGGCCATCGGCCTGCTGGCCCCGGTGATGCTCATCGAGGAACTCCTCGGCGGGCTGCTAGGAGGGCAGCGCCTGTTCCTGATGGGCTCCATCGGCCTGCTGGTCATTGCCTATACCATCCGCTTCCTCGCCATTCCGATCGGCGCGGTGGAGGCCGGGCTGACCCGCGTTCCGGCCTCCCTCGAACACGCCGCCCGCACCCTGGGCGAGCGCCCGGGGGGAACCCTGCGCCGCGTTCACCTACCACTCATACGCCCCGCCCTCGCTGCGAGCGCCCTGCTGGTATTCGTCGATGCGATGAAGGAGCTGCCGGCGACCCTGCTGCTGCGCCCGCTCAACTTCGACACCCTGTCCACCTGGCTGTACGCGGAGGCTTCGCGGGGCACCTACGAGGAAGGCGCGGTGGCTGCGGTGGCCATCGTACTCGCCGGCCTGCTCCCGGTGATCCTCCTTGCGCGTGCCAACCTATCCTATGGACGCTGACCCATGAGACCCTCTCAACTCCACACCCCACACCACAGCGCGAGCGACAATCACGCGTTCCTGGAGCTGTCCCACCTCCGGGTCGCCTACGACACCCCCAAGGGCGCCCTGGACGTGATTCATGACTTTTCCCTGACACTCGCAAGAGGCCAGGTCGGTTGCCTGCTGGGGCCGTCCGGTTGTGGCAAGTCGACCATTCTCAGGGCGATCGCCGGGTTCGAGCCGGTGCTGGCAGGCCGCCTGGCCCTCGACGACAAGACCCTGTCCTCGCCGACCCAGCATGTCGCACCCGAGGATCGGCGCATCGGCATGATGTTCCAGGACTATGCGCTGTTCCCGCACCTGACGATCAGCGAGAACGTGGGCTTCGGCGTCAGGGGCGTGTCCCGCAAACAGCGCGAGGAACGCGTGGCGGAAATGCTGGAAATCGTGCACCTGCCAGGGGTCGGCGGGCGCTACCCGCACGAGCTCTCCGGCGGCCAGCAGCAGCGCGTGGCCCTGGCTAGAGCGCTGGCGCCCTCCCCCGAGCTGCTCCTACTCGACGAGCCGTTCTCCAACCTCGATGTGAACACGCGCGAGCACCTCGCCAGCGAAGTGCGCGACATCATCAAGGCCACCAACCATACGGCGATCGTGGTCACCCACAATCAGGACGAAGCGTTCGCCATGGCCGACCAGATCGGCGTCATGCGCGACGGGCACCTGGAGCAATGGGCAAGCCCCGCCACGCTACGCGCCAAACCCGCATCGAGCTACGTGCATCGCTTCCTCAGCGGCGAGCTGGACCATGCACAGATCGTCTAACCAATTCCGGCACTAGGGCATGAACGCTTTTCTGATACGTCGCAATACGCTGAGCCATGAGGAACTGGGCGCGCTGCTGAACGCCGATCCCGCCAGCGCCGCAAACGCCATACTCTCCGCAGCCCGCACGGGCTCTACGCAGGCCCAAACGCTGCTGGGACAGATCCTGCTGAACGGCCAGGGCATCACCCAGGATCAAGAGCTGGCGAGGCAATGGTTCAAGATCGCCATTCAGAACAGCGATGACCCCGCAGCCCACAATATGCTGGGACGCTGCCTGGAGCATGGCTGGGGTGGCGAGCAGGATCACTCGGCCGCAGCGGCACACTACCGGCGAGCAATTGCAGCAGGACTCGACTGGGCCATGTACAACTACGCTGGGCTACTGGCCACCGGCCGAGGCGTTCCCAGGGACGACTGCCAGGCCTACGCCCTCTATCTGCGCGCAGCCGAAGCCGGACACGCCAAGTCCATGAACCTGGTTGGCCGCTACCACGAGGAAGGCATCACGGTGCCTCGCAATCCAGCACTCGCGCGGAAATGGTACAAGCGCTCGGCCGAGGCCGGGGACTTCCGAGGCCAGTTCAGCTATGCGGCCGTTCTGGCGGAAGACAGGCAGCTTGAACAAGCACAGCACTGGCTGCTGGAGGCCCTACGCACCGGCAACCTCAATTTCCTCCGTTTCGGTCGTGCAAGTCTATCCCTCGCGGATTCCACAGCAGTTCGCGCCATCGCCCTCGCCTACTACGCCCGAGCCGCTGAAATCGGGGACGAGACGGACAAGCAGGCACTGGAGGAACATATCGCCGGCCAGCCACAGCAAATCAACACCTGAGCGTGCCCCCCCTTTACAGCATGGTTACGAACCTGCCCGCCATACCGTAGTCACAGCCAGCGCCCCAGAAGCCTGGGGCTGGAGCGGCAGCGCGTGACCGCTTCATAGCCGCAAAGTGCAACCCAAATTCGTAAATGTTGTAAGTGTGCTTGATCTCAAAAGGCAACAAAAAAACAATTGCGCATCATTCTCATAAAACGAGCGATGCACACACATGAGTCTCAAGCACACCGCAGGACTACCCAACTCAATCTCAGCCCGTTCCGCCCTCGGTTTGGCAATCGCATCATGGTCTTCCCTGGGCCTGGCTGCGACTGCGGGCGAAGAGCCCAAGCAGCAGGAGTCGACGGTCGAGCTCGAAGCTCTCGACATCATCGGCACCCAGCATGACACCTACAAGGTCGATCATGCCTCTTCCACGAAATTTACCAGCCCTCTTCGGGAAACCCCCAAGTCGATCACGATCATCAATGAGGAACTGATCAAGGACCGCGGGGCCGCCTCTCTGACCGAGGTGCTGCGCACTGTTCCAGGGGTTACCCTCGGTGCCGGGGAAGGCGGAACGCCGCTCGGGGACAGGCCGTTCATTCGTGGCTTCGAGGCCAGCACCGATATTCATGTCGACGGTCTCCGCGACCTGGGCCGGGCAAGCCACGAAGCCTTCAACCTCGAAAGTGTCGAGATCGTCAAAGGTCCTGGCTCGGCTTATACCGGCCGTGGCTCGACAGGGGGCAGCATCAACCTGGTGACCAAGAAAGCCCAGGTGGACAGCTTCGTAGCCGGCAGCGTGACAATGGGAACCGACAGCCTTTGGCGAACCACGGTCGACACCAACCACTACCTCCAAGAACAGGACATCGCCTTCCGCCTGAACGCGATGAAGCATGAAGCCGACACCCCCGGCCGCGATGTGGCCGAGGTCAGCCGCTGGGGTATCGCCCCCACCATCACCTGGGGCCTGTCCGGCCCGACCCGGGTGACCGCCAGCTACTATCACCTGAAAAGCGATGACATCCCGGATCAGGGCCACCCTGTTTCCTTGATTACCATGAAGCCGGTCGATGTTGACCGCGAAAATTTCTATGGTCGAGCCAACCGCGATTTCCGCGAAACCTCCGCGGAAATCACCACCCTCGCCGTTGAGCACGATTTCAGCGATACCCTGACCCTGCGCAACACTCTGCGCCATGCCGATACCATGCAGGACTACATCATGGGTCGGCCGGTCTTTGCCAACGTCGCACAAGAGCAGAATGGCTTGGTGGGGAACGCCTTCCGCTCCCGCTACGTGGAAAACACCTCGTTGATCAACCAGACCGACCTGTTCGGCGAGTTTGAACTGGGTGGTATGAAGCACAGTTTTGCTAGCGGCCTGGAGCTGAGCCGGGAAACCATCGAGAACAAAAACAAATATACGGGCAACAACACCACCAACGACCTACAGAATCCCAATCCCCATGCTGATGATTGGACAGTCTCTCGGGGCGACGGCCAAACCGCGAGCAAGTTCCAGACCGATGTCGTCTCGGTCTACGCTTTCGATACCATCAGCCTGCATGAACAGTGGGATCTGAACCTGGGCCTGCGTTACGACGACTACGAGGTCAAGGATCGCGTCCCCAACGGGGCCAAGTCTTCCAGCAATCTCTGGAACTACCAGGCGGGTATTGTCTTCAAACCGCTCCCCTACGGCAGCATTTACCTGTCCTACGGCACATCGTCCAATCCCTCGGGCGAAAATACCCAGTCGGGCGGAGCCGATGGGGCGGGAGCGGGCAACTTGCTCAACGGCAAGGATGGCCTCGATCCGGAGAAGAGCCGCAGCCTGGAACTGGGTACCAAGTGGGATCTGCTCAACCAGCAGCTGTCGCTGACAGCGGCGGTATTCCGTACCGAGAAGACCAATGCGCGGGTTACCGACCCCGTTACGGGTGACATCGTTCTGGACGGCGACCAGAAGGTTACTGGTATCGAACTGGGCGCCACTGGCAGGCTTACCGACGCCTGGTCCGTATGGGGCGGTTACACCTACCTGGATGCCGAGGTGGTCAAGGCTGGCGGCAATGGTGCCAACGATGGCAACCAGGCCAAGTTCATCGCCCCGCACAGCTTCAGTCTGTGGACCACCTATGCCCTCACTGATCGCTGGACGGTTGGCGCTGGTGCGAACTATATGGACGAGCGTTATATGAACGACGCCAACACCATCACCGTGGACGACTACTGGCGCTACGATGCCATGGTTGGCTACAAGGTGAACGAGAACCTCGATCTGCAACTGAACGTACTCAACCTGACCGACGAGACCATCTACGATGCCTCCCATGTCGGTTTGTTCGCCGTCGTTGCTCCTGGCCGCTCCGCCGAGCTGACAGCGAACTTCAGGTTCTAAGCCAGGCTCTCATCCATGTGGCAAAGCGGGGCTTTTCTATTCGGGATCTTCCGTATAGAACAAGCCCCGCTCTGCGTAAGCAAACATGCTTGCGTAGGATTCTGCCCGCAGACGTATAATTTCCCACGACTTATAGCACCTAATTTCTAGACAGCGTGGCCCTCCATGTCGCTATCCGGTATTCAGCATCTACTGATCATCGAGCATGACCCAACTCTTGGACAGTACCTTTACACACATCTAAATCAGCAGGGCTTTGAAGCCACGTGGTGCCAAACAGGAAAAGATGGCGAGAACATGGCATTGCATTTCGAGTTCGATCTTATCCTGCTGAATACGCGGATGCCTGACCGAGACAGCCTGGACATACTGAAAGAGGTTCACAGCAAAAAGTTCACTCCCACTATTCTGCTGTCCGCCAAATATGAAGAGCAAGAGTGCCTGGCCGGCTTCACATATGGTGCCGACGACTACGTGCTGAAACCGTTCAACATGCCCATCTTGTGCGCCAGGATAAATGCCTTGTTGAAGCGCGTACAAATTGAACGCTTTTCGTGCCAGAACAAACGCCTTGAAGACACTGACAGCCCGTTCTATTTCGACGCAAAGCGATCCGATGTACGTTACGAGCAGAACTGGCTAGAACTAACGAGCACTGAATTTCGCTTATTGCGCAGTTTCTGGTACCACCGGGAGTCTGTACTGAGCAAGACCATTCTGTACCAGCAGGTTTTGAACAGGACGTTAAGCCCTACTGATCGCGTATTGGATATGCACGTCAGCAACATCCGGCGCAAAATGCAGAAAGCCAACTGCACAGACTACAATCTTCTTACGGCATTTCGCCAAGGCTATGTACTGAGGAAAGCACCTCACTAGCCACCTACCCTGGTGGCTGCCATGATAATGGCTGTCCCTCTCTTGTCCATGCCAGTACCCCACCCCTTATCTTTAAACCTTGTGTGCGTTCCTAACCTATTTAGCTTTCAAATCGCAGCCAATATTTTCGCAAACCACACAGGAGCGCCAGAACATGCTATTGCACATACCCGGTATTTTCTCGCAAGAAGAAGCAAGCAGCATCCGTCAAACACTAGAACAAGCCGATTGGGCAGACGGGAAAGCAACGGCGGGCTATCAATCTGCCCTGGCCAAGCATAACCTGCAGCTGCCACAAGATTCCGAGCTGGCCAACTCCATCAGCAGCCTGATGCTGCCGCGCATCTGGAAAAATCCTCTTTTCTACTCAGCTGCATTGCCTAGCAAGGTTTTCCCGCCGCTCTATAACTGCTACACCGGCGGCGGAAACTTTGGCTACCATATCGATAACGCTATACGCCCTATTCGCAACAGCCCGGAACAAGTAAGAACCGATCTATCTGCAACCGTCTTCTTTAGTGATCCAGCCAGCTATGACGGCGGAGAATTGGTAATCCAGGATACCTATGGTGAGCAGCGCATCAAGTTGGCAGCCGGCGACATGGTGCTGTACCCAGGCACCAGCCTTCACAAGGTTCTTCCGGTTACAAAGGGGGCTCGCATCGCTTCTTTCTTCTGGATACAAAGCATGGTTCGTGAGGACAGCCAACGTACTATGCTGTTCGAGATGGATCAGGCCATCCAGATGCTTACCCTCGATCACCCCGATCATCCTTCACTATTGCGCCTCACTGGCACTTACCACAACCTGCTACGCCGATGGGCAATAACCTGACCGAGCGTTGCCGGTGCAGAGGCCTCCCGAGGTAGAGAGGGGACAGGGCGCGCGCCACTGCTAGACTCCCACGCACGCAGGTTCGAGGCCTCATGATGAGAACCGTTGAGCCCCCCCCTGCCTCGCCAGGTACCGCACCGGCCCCCACTGGCTGGAGAGCGATCCCGAGCGGGATCTGGGCCTTAGGGTTCGTCTCGATGCTAATGGACATTTCCTCCGAAATGATCCACGCGCTGCTACCTATCTACATGGTGACAGTGCTGGGTGCGTCGGTTCTGAGCGTAGGCATCATCGAAGGTATCGCTCAGGCCACCGCCTCGATTGCCAAGGTCTTCTCGGGAGCCCTTAGCGACCGACTGGGCAAGCGCAAACTGCTGACCGCCTTGGGCTACGGCCTGGCGGCCCTCACCAAGCCAATCTTCCCGCTGGCCTCCACGCTGGACTGGTTGGTCGGAGCACGCTTC
Coding sequences:
- a CDS encoding ABC transporter ATP-binding protein, translated to MRPSQLHTPHHSASDNHAFLELSHLRVAYDTPKGALDVIHDFSLTLARGQVGCLLGPSGCGKSTILRAIAGFEPVLAGRLALDDKTLSSPTQHVAPEDRRIGMMFQDYALFPHLTISENVGFGVRGVSRKQREERVAEMLEIVHLPGVGGRYPHELSGGQQQRVALARALAPSPELLLLDEPFSNLDVNTREHLASEVRDIIKATNHTAIVVTHNQDEAFAMADQIGVMRDGHLEQWASPATLRAKPASSYVHRFLSGELDHAQIV
- a CDS encoding Fe(3+) ABC transporter substrate-binding protein encodes the protein MSKRFLPTQLAAAALAATTAMAAPHALAEEVNLYTTREATLIQPLLDAFTKESGIQVKTIFIVEGLLERVQAEGQRSPADVLMTVDIGNLLDLVDGGVTQPLQSPTLEQVIPANLRGQDGQWFALSLRDRVLYADKDLPISSFTYEELADPKWKGKVCIRSGQHPYNTALIAAKIAHDGAEATQAWLEGVKQNLARTATGGDRNVARDILGGICDIGIANAYYVGQMKNAAEGSEDRAWGNAIKVVRPTFANSTDGGTHVNITGASLAKNAPNRDNAVKFLEYLVSPAAQAIYANANYEYPVRDGVQVDPVMAALGPLKVDTLNIAEVAKYRKQASELVDKVGFDN
- a CDS encoding response regulator transcription factor produces the protein MSLSGIQHLLIIEHDPTLGQYLYTHLNQQGFEATWCQTGKDGENMALHFEFDLILLNTRMPDRDSLDILKEVHSKKFTPTILLSAKYEEQECLAGFTYGADDYVLKPFNMPILCARINALLKRVQIERFSCQNKRLEDTDSPFYFDAKRSDVRYEQNWLELTSTEFRLLRSFWYHRESVLSKTILYQQVLNRTLSPTDRVLDMHVSNIRRKMQKANCTDYNLLTAFRQGYVLRKAPH
- a CDS encoding TonB-dependent receptor gives rise to the protein MSLKHTAGLPNSISARSALGLAIASWSSLGLAATAGEEPKQQESTVELEALDIIGTQHDTYKVDHASSTKFTSPLRETPKSITIINEELIKDRGAASLTEVLRTVPGVTLGAGEGGTPLGDRPFIRGFEASTDIHVDGLRDLGRASHEAFNLESVEIVKGPGSAYTGRGSTGGSINLVTKKAQVDSFVAGSVTMGTDSLWRTTVDTNHYLQEQDIAFRLNAMKHEADTPGRDVAEVSRWGIAPTITWGLSGPTRVTASYYHLKSDDIPDQGHPVSLITMKPVDVDRENFYGRANRDFRETSAEITTLAVEHDFSDTLTLRNTLRHADTMQDYIMGRPVFANVAQEQNGLVGNAFRSRYVENTSLINQTDLFGEFELGGMKHSFASGLELSRETIENKNKYTGNNTTNDLQNPNPHADDWTVSRGDGQTASKFQTDVVSVYAFDTISLHEQWDLNLGLRYDDYEVKDRVPNGAKSSSNLWNYQAGIVFKPLPYGSIYLSYGTSSNPSGENTQSGGADGAGAGNLLNGKDGLDPEKSRSLELGTKWDLLNQQLSLTAAVFRTEKTNARVTDPVTGDIVLDGDQKVTGIELGATGRLTDAWSVWGGYTYLDAEVVKAGGNGANDGNQAKFIAPHSFSLWTTYALTDRWTVGAGANYMDERYMNDANTITVDDYWRYDAMVGYKVNENLDLQLNVLNLTDETIYDASHVGLFAVVAPGRSAELTANFRF
- a CDS encoding ABC transporter permease, with product MTVYNFRFSRAVRGLWAPAGALLVAATVIAPIAALIWHAFGGDLTHWQHLANNVIPTALRDTLILLAGVGVLVTLLGVGSAWLVTAYEFPGRGILHWALLLPLAVPTYIMAYSYLDILHPIGPVQSTLRDWLGYSSPREFRLPDIRNMAGAILVLGFVLYPYVYLTMRAMFLTQAANLLEAARTLGARRPEVFRRIVLPLARPAWAIGLSLALLEALNDIGASTFLGVKTLTVTVYTSWTARSDLAAAAQIALTMLLIIVGLILMERRGRARQRFSNTQRMQPMRPRVLHGPAAATALLLGFLPILIGFAIPATYLVMEAWQRLHKMGGVSDSLISSLVNTVLIASLATVVTLAAGLMVAWASRTLRESAWRQPARTFARIGSLGYAVPGTVLAIGLLAPVMLIEELLGGLLGGQRLFLMGSIGLLVIAYTIRFLAIPIGAVEAGLTRVPASLEHAARTLGERPGGTLRRVHLPLIRPALAASALLVFVDAMKELPATLLLRPLNFDTLSTWLYAEASRGTYEEGAVAAVAIVLAGLLPVILLARANLSYGR
- a CDS encoding Fe2+-dependent dioxygenase translates to MLLHIPGIFSQEEASSIRQTLEQADWADGKATAGYQSALAKHNLQLPQDSELANSISSLMLPRIWKNPLFYSAALPSKVFPPLYNCYTGGGNFGYHIDNAIRPIRNSPEQVRTDLSATVFFSDPASYDGGELVIQDTYGEQRIKLAAGDMVLYPGTSLHKVLPVTKGARIASFFWIQSMVREDSQRTMLFEMDQAIQMLTLDHPDHPSLLRLTGTYHNLLRRWAIT
- a CDS encoding tetratricopeptide repeat protein translates to MNAFLIRRNTLSHEELGALLNADPASAANAILSAARTGSTQAQTLLGQILLNGQGITQDQELARQWFKIAIQNSDDPAAHNMLGRCLEHGWGGEQDHSAAAAHYRRAIAAGLDWAMYNYAGLLATGRGVPRDDCQAYALYLRAAEAGHAKSMNLVGRYHEEGITVPRNPALARKWYKRSAEAGDFRGQFSYAAVLAEDRQLEQAQHWLLEALRTGNLNFLRFGRASLSLADSTAVRAIALAYYARAAEIGDETDKQALEEHIAGQPQQINT